The Juglans regia cultivar Chandler chromosome 2, Walnut 2.0, whole genome shotgun sequence genome includes a window with the following:
- the LOC109010402 gene encoding uncharacterized protein LOC109010402 produces MGKLGCNIDGNLDDTKFSQPMPWIGLYVAAASLAFLISMAADVIQGIRRQKFWFPCKFSSLNATSLTLLAVATKLSVDLNTSMPRRQDQLAKLSSTILISTVMGNSMPSLGTMENSDMFMNIVALGILVITVIVNVCIQLATGVIYVFLGEHVFIMFIMIVLLLLLGFSALTVPNTKQYLELKYNKRHQLALKEGSNETGTSVVDKLRKDLMKYWVMAHTGSPQFVMARSVTSTASGAFCLLSAATLAQAMLRSHFMPWSFKFCSGESDYHWSTTLVVVTQTIAVGIGTVGPACRWFIAINFSSPKRGNKTGRKSFKVENYWIQSLVEMKECPFTLLGIRNRHCRKLAHDAKDHFLNLCIGVQIGIVLMSKGIQFISIFFVSWILSCCHCCKGLLKFRFRNAESASESQPNSKPDLSRFVLHLAGEDAMVGMVKRNCDPTDYWFRMGEKRRPKYLIKLLERSSQEFKGVVEFDSNQVPSLDSEEPPNCWALPVVTLASIAVVLPNMSPKLIEELICSVNEGMMYVRLVENNLDTRKEFINIRRAAEGVWVRVELYRKWLDVDLHKLSLQAKSPREALQKLSDTAKNNLVEFHKNHTPQCLKHGPSKWPIKVLAANSMYRITQTMLLNRKSGDDQIGEKLFEAVAVMISDILGACLTNLQRFISAKSLSSSIEEREDSVRHAVHILGKAEKILKLQQRRALPGLDPHQMASIDEWRSFYMQKPLPFNPSPSESEAASNSVDLYLTIDQNQ; encoded by the coding sequence atgggtaAGCTCGGATGCAATATTGACGGGAACCTGGATGACACGAAGTTCAGCCAGCCAATGCCATGGATTGGCCTCTACGTTGCAGCAGCGTCCTTGGCCTTCCTCATCTCCATGGCCGCTGATGTCATCCAAGGGATCCGCCGCCAGAAGTTCTGGTTCCCCTGCAAATTCTCCTCTCTAAATGCTACTTCCCTCACCTTGTTAGCTGTGGCAACCAAACTGTCGGTGGATCTAAATACGTCTATGCCCCGCCGGCAAGATCAGCTTGCAAAACTCAGCAGCACGATCCTCATCTCTACGGTAATGGGTAATTCTATGCCTTCTCTTGGCACCATGGAGAACAGCGATATGTTTATGAATATTGTGGCCTTGGGAATACTTGTTATTACTGTTATTGTGAATGTTTGCATCCAATTAGCCACTGGGGTAATCTATGTTTTCTTGGGAGAACATGTTTTCATCATGTTTATCATGATTGTTTTGCTTCTCCTCTTGGGTTTTTCTGCTCTGACAGTTCCAAACACTAAGCAGTATTTGGAACTCAAGTACAATAAAAGGCACCAATTAGCTCTCAAGGAAGGCTCGAATGAAACTGGTACGTCCGTTGTCGACAAACTTAGAAAGGATCTTATGAAGTATTGGGTGATGGCTCATACAGGCAGCCCCCAGTTTGTGATGGCGCGTTCAGTGACATCCACCGCTTCTGGAGCATTCTGTCTTCTAAGCGCCGCAACTTTAGCACAAGCCATGCTTAGATCCCACTTTATGCCCTGGTCATTTAAATTTTGCAGCGGAGAATCTGATTATCATTGGTCGACCACTTTAGTTGTTGTCACACAGACAATCGCAGTAGGAATCGGTACCGTTGGTCCAGCTTGTAGATGGTTCATCGCCATCAATTTCAGTAGCCCAAAAAGGGGAAATAAAACCGGCAGAAAATCATTTAAAGTAGAGAACTACTGGATCCAGAGCCTAGTGGAGATGAAAGAGTGCCCATTTACTTTACTGGGAATTCGTAACAGGCACTGCAGGAAACTTGCCCATGATGCAAAAGACCATTTCTTAAACTTGTGTATCGGAGTGCAGATAGGTATTGTGCTAATGAGCAAAGGGATTCAattcatttccattttctttgtAAGCTGGATCTTATCATGCTGCCACTGCTGCAAAGGTTTATTGAAGTTTAGATTTAGGAATGCTGAATCAGCTTCGGAATCACAGCCTAATTCAAAGCCGGATCTTAGCCGTTTTGTTTTGCATCTCGCAGGCGAGGATGCAATGGTTGGGATGGTGAAACGCAATTGTGACCCTACTGATTATTGGTTTCGGATGGGGGAAAAGAGACGACCGAAATACCTCATAAAACTCTTGGAGAGATCTTCACAAGAATTCAAGGGAGTGGTGGAGTTTGACAGTAACCAAGTTCCGTCTTTAGATTCTGAAGAACCGCCAAATTGCTGGGCACTTCCTGTGGTGACACTAGCAAGTATTGCAGTAGTACTTCCTAacatgagccctaaattaattgaaGAACTCATATGTAGCGTGAATGAAGGTATGATGTATGTAAGACTAGTTGAAAACAACCTGGACACTAGAAAAGAATTTATCAACATCAGGAGGGCAGCAGAGGGGGTGTGGGTACGAGTGGAACTCTATCGTAAGTGGTTAGATGTTGATCTCCATAAACTGTCCCTTCAAGCAAAAAGCCCAAGGGAAGCACTTCAAAAGCTCTCAGATACTGCAAAGAACAATCTCGTGGAGTTCCACAAAAATCACACGCCACAATGTTTAAAGCACGGTCCTTCGAAGTGGCCTATCAAGGTATTGGCTGCCAATTCCATGTATAGGATAACTCAAACTATGCTGCTAAACAGAAAAAGCGGAGATGACCAGATAGGTGAGAAACTATTTGAAGCAGTAGCTGTCATGATCTCTGATATACTGGGTGCTTGCCTCACTAACTTGCAACGCTTTATATCTGCGAAGAGTTTGAGCAGCTCCATTGAAGAGAGGGAAGACAGCGTGAGGCATGCAGTTCACATTCTTGGTAAAGCTGAAAAGATTCTTAAACTTCAACAACGCAGAGCACTTCCCGGTTTAGATCCTCATCAAATGGCAAGCATTGATGAATGGCGTTCATTTTACATGCAGAAGCCCTTGCCCTTCAATCCCTCTCCATCAGAGAGTGAGGCAGCTTCAAATTCAGTTGACTTGTACCTAACCATTGACCAGAATCAATAA
- the LOC109011611 gene encoding uncharacterized protein LOC109011611, whose protein sequence is MGKLGCNIDGNLDDTKFSQPMPWIGLYVAAASLAFLIAMAADVIQGIRYRKFWFPCKFSSLNATSLTLLAVAIKLSVDLNTSMPSRQDQLAKLSNTVFICTVMSNSMPSLGTMENKEMFTNILALGILVITVIVNICIQLATGVIYVFWKEHALILFIMLVLLLLLSFSALTVPNTKQYLELKYTKKHQLALKEGLNQTRKPVVDKLREDLMKYWMMAHTGNPQFVVGRSVTCTASGAFCLLSLATLAQAMVRSQFMPWSFKFCSGESVYKWSTTLVLATQTIAAGVGSIGPACRWFIAINFSRPKRGNQTGRNEFKVENYWIQSLVEMKESPLTFLPFHNKLCRKLAHDAKDYFLNLCIGVQIGLVLMSKGIRLISTLFVSRILYCYDCCRGLKKLIFKSVSNTESVSDSQPYSKLDLSRFVLDLEGEDALVEKMKKCNWDPTDYWFQMGEKRRPKYLITLLKRSTHGFKGVVEFDSNRIPSLESEEPPNCWALPVVTLTCIAVTLPNIGPTLIEELLCSVNEGLTYIRLLENNLDTIKELLNIRRAAEGVWVRVELYRKWLDVDLHKLSLQGKTQQEILQKLSDNAKNKLLEFHRNHTPQCLKHGPLKWPIKILAANSMYRITQSMLLTRQSGNAQMGEKLFETVAVMISDILGACLTNMQRFISMKCLSSAIEEREDSVRHAIDILGKAEKILKFQEHGESPGLDPCQMASIDEWRLFYMQKPLPFNPSPSQIETASSSSSDLYLIID, encoded by the coding sequence atggggaAGCTTGGATGCAACATTGATGGGAATCTGGATGACACAAAGTTCAGCCAGCCAATGCCATGGATTGGCCTCTACGTTGCAGCAGCGTCCCTGGCCTTCCTCATCGCCATGGCCGCAGATGTCATCCAAGGGATCCGCTATCGAAAGTTCTGGTTCCCCTGCAAGTTCTCCTCTCTAAATGCTACTTCCCTCACCTTGTTAGCTGTGGCAATTAAACTCTCGGTGGATTTAAATACCTCGATGCCTAGCCGGCAGGATCAGCTTGCAAAACTCAGCAACACTGTCTTCATCTGCACGGTAATGAGTAATTCTATGCCTTCCCTTGGCACCATGGAGAACAAGGAAATGTTCACCAACATTTTGGCATTAGGAATACTTGTTATCACTGTTATTGTGAATATTTGCATCCAACTAGCCACCGGAGTAATCTATGTTTTCTGGAAAGAACATGCTTTAATCCTGTTTATCATGCTTGTTTTGCTTCTTCTCTTGAGTTTTTCTGCCTTGACTGTTCCAAACACTAAGCAGTATTTGGAGCTCAAGTACACTAAAAAGCACCAATTAGCTCTCAAAGAAGGCTTGAATCAAACCAGGAAACCGGTtgttgacaaacttagagaagATCTCATGAAGTATTGGATGATGGCTCACACGGGCAATCCACAATTTGTGGTTGGGCGTTCAGTGACATGCACAGCTTCTGGAGCATTCTGTCTTCTGAGCCTCGCAACTTTAGCACAAGCCATGGTTAGATCCCAATTTATGCCATGGTCTTTTAAATTTTGCAGTGGAGAGTCTGTTTATAAGTGGTCCACCACTTTAGTTCTTGCTACTCAGACAATTGCTGCAGGAGTTGGTAGTATTGGCCCAGCATGTAGATGGTTCATCGCCATCAATTTTTCTCGCCCTAAAAGAGGAAATCAAACTGGCAGAAACGAGTTTAAAGTAGAGAACTACTGGATCCAGAGCTTAGTAGAGATGAAAGAGAGCCCATTAACTTTCTTACCTTTTCATAACAAGCTCTGCAGGAAACTTGCTCATGATGCCAAAGATTATTTCTTAAACTTGTGTATCGGAGTGCAGATTGGACTCGTCTTAATGAGCAAGGGGATTCGCCTCATTTCCACTTTATTTGTAAGCCGGATCTTGTACTGCTACGACTGCTGCCGAGGTTTGAAGAAGTTGATATTCAAGAGTGTTTCAAACACTGAATCAGTTTCAGATTCACAGCCTTACTCAAAGCTGGATCTTAGCCGCTTTGTTTTGGATCTTGAAGGCGAGGATGCATTGGttgagaagatgaagaaatgcAATTGGGACCCTACCGATTATTGGTTTCAGATGGGGGAAAAGAGACGACCAAAATACCTCATAACACTATTGAAGAGATCTACACATGGATTCAAGGGAGTGGTGGAGTTTGACAGTAACCGAATTCCTTCTTTAGAATCTGAAGAACCGCCAAACTGTTGGGCTCTTCCTGTGGTGACACTAACATGTATTGCAGTAACACTTCCAAACATCGGACCTACATTAATTGAAGAATTACTATGTAGTGTGAACGAAGGTTTGACGTATATAAGACTCTTAGAAAACAACCTGGACACAATAAAAGAATTGCTCAACATCAGGAGGGCAGCAGAGGGGGTGTGGGTACGAGTGGAACTCTACCGCAAGTGGCTGGATGTTGATCTCCATAAACTGTCCCTTCAAGGAAAAACCCAACAGGAAATACTTCAAAAACTCTCAGATAATGCAAAGAACAAGCTCTTGGAGTTCCACAGGAATCACACGCCGCAATGTTTGAAACACGGTCCTTTGAAATGGCCAATCAAGATATTGGCTGCCAATTCCATGTATAGGATAACTCAAAGTATGCTGCTAACGAGACAAAGCGGAAATGCCCAGATGGGTGAGAAACTATTTGAAACAGTAGCTGTCATGATCTCTGATATACTGGGTGCTTGCCTCACTAACATGCAACGTTTTATATCCATGAAGTGTTTGAGCAGCGCCATTGAAGAGAGGGAAGACAGCGTGAGACATGCAATTGACATTCTTGGTAAAGCCGAAAAGATTCTGAAATTTCAAGAACATGGAGAATCTCCCGGATTAGATCCCTGTCAAATGGCAAGCATTGACGAATGGCGTTTATTTTACATGCAAAAGCCCTTGCCTTTCAATCCTTCTCCGTCACAGATTGAGACAGCTTCTTCCAGTTCAAGTGACTTGTATCTAATCATTGACTAG